The genomic stretch GCTCCCAAAATAGAAGGCACCGGTATTCCACGATGCGAAAGCAGATCATTGAAAGCATACTCAGCCTCCATCCGTCTTTTCCCCGATATTGAGAAGTGAACGGACCCCAGGCCGAAGAGGCTTAGAGTGACCCATTTGAGCGACACCCAGTTCGTGTACCGTTTAGCTACGAGCCTTTCGCTGTCCACCTTGACAAGAAAAACATCGTTGACGAAGCTACCGATACGTCGAATCGATACTCGTCCGGTAGGACGGTACCTCCTAACAATCCGAAGGATAAGATCCATTTCCTCGGTCAAGACAAGATCTTCCGTTAACTCTCAATCCAGAGTCCGAGGACCAGTTTTCCTAAATATCGTCGAACAGTCGAGGCCACTGCTCGGGAAAGATTGTCGATCCACGCTGGAACTTCCCACAATAGACGAAATCTGCTCATCTGCTTCGTTGGAACCTTCACTATCTTCTTCATCGGCTCGTCGTCATTGTTGCTTCTCCTAGCGTCGGCGACTAGAATACTCCCTAGAAACACACAACTCGAACTCGTGACATTAGCACTTAGCGCGACATTGTCGCTCGTGATATCTCTCATTGCCATACCGATAGGGTTCGGGTACATGTACTTCTTTGGCGGTGTCGTATCAACGAAGGCGATTAAGCTCTATCTCTTCGTTACGAAGGGAACTCATGTTATCGGTTCCAAGGTGTCGGAACTCTCGACAGTCCAAGCTTCCAAAGGTTTGAGACTGCAACTTCGCAGACAGATCACCTACTTCGGGTTCATCCTCGCGGTTGTAGTGCCTTTTGCAACCTACGAAGCCAATCACAAGGACATCCCGTTTTTTTCGCCTCTAGCCCGGACAACCGACATAGTGTCCTTGATCACACAGGATGTTGTAACTCTCACGATGGCCGCCTCGCTAATGCTCCCACTAGTTGCTCTTGCCCTCCCATACTTTGGAGGACTGAGACTTCGAAGCATCGATGTTGGCCCCTTTCACACAACAGTCTTATCCACAGTCATCGGCGCATCGGGCGGCTTCTCGCTCCTCTACACGGCCCTTACCCGACCCGTCTTCAACACCCTCGCCTACATTTACATCCTCCTGGTCGGCGTTTGCTGGTGTTTCGCGCTCGGTTGCAACCTCGCTGCTGACCCCGCGAACCGACATATAGCACAGGTTGTGCTGTCTGAGAAAGTCAGCTCAAGAGTCGTTTCTTCCAAAATATGGCTGGAAAATCCGCCTGGAAAATTCCGGGAGGTCTAGACAAGATCTCGAAATACTATTTCTCCAATTGAATTTGGGAGTATGCTTCTTGGGGAGCGTGGTGCTTATTTGGACGGCTAACAAGGGTGTTCCTTGCCTAGGGTGAAAAGATATCGATTGAACAAATCGTTCGATGATACGGTTGAACTCTCCATGTGGAGCGCTCTTGATTGCGCATCCAGAGACATAGGCCGCCGGTTTCTCGAAATTCTCCTGAGGTTTGGTTTTGTCCCTGAGAGATTTGGCGATGAGGACCCTCCCAAACGCAAATTCGACCGACTGTCAACTGCCGAATTCTTGAACGTTTGGGAGACGCATCCGGGCCAACTCGTGATTGAGAAACACGGCAGTCGTGGCTTTCAGGCTCTCGCCCATCTCAATGTCAATCCATACGTAGTAATGCCCACCTACCTTGTCTTCTATCTTCATGATGAGTATTTTGACAAAGAGAGCCCTGGAAACTTCCTCTTGTTTGCAGAAGAAATGTACGCTTTGTTCAAACCTGTTCACGGCGATATCGGACACTATCAGGACAGAAAAGCCAAGACATTCACTCGAACTCCAATCATAATGGGTAAAGTGCGCACATATGCGGAGGGATATATTCCGGCAAATCCGACTTGGGGATTGCCCGGAATCTATTGGGCCAACTTCCTAGGCCCAATCTTTGTGGATTTCTTTTCAAAGGAGAAAATCGAAACGGTTCCGTGTTATAGCAAGAAAAGGCTGGCAGATGGCGGGTATTTGATTCTGACAAGTGAAAGTCCACTGGACTATTCGAAAGTCGAAACGAAACAACTAGAGAGAACTCTCACCAAGTACTTAGGCGAGGACACAGTATTTGACAAGACTCGCCCGGACATAGTTCTTAGGTCTCCCCTTCCGTTCCGTGGCAAAAGGCCTTCTCCTCCCACGGACAAACCTAGGATTATTACCGCATCAGGGGACTTGAAGGCCTGTCCAGACTGTGGGGAGGCTGCGAAGATTGATGAGACCTCGCGTGATGCGCTAAACAAGCTCGTCAGTTTCAAGTGTCTGAAATGTGGTGCAATTTGGGCGGTGCATATTTCCTTGCTTCGGTAAGTGCAATTCCAGCATTGTCCGAGCTCCGTATCCAACATTGCTCGTTTCGTGGTTCCTCCCCCGCAACATTAACTTTGGAACCCCAACCAGCTAAGAATACGTCCCCTAAATCTAGGAGCGACAATTTTGGACGAGTCTAAGTCTTCAGAAAAAGACAACTGAAAAGCTGCAACATAGAACAATCCATCTCGCGATAGGACGACTTTTAGCAGAATTTTCAAAAACGGTTTTTACAATCAGATTTTTAATGGACATACTATTTTTATACATTGATAAGCGGTCGATCTACGAACACATTTGGATAGGGTTCCAACAGGGATCAAAGGACTAGACGAGCTTCTCGGTGGAGGCTTCCCTGAAGGAAAGTGCATCCTCGTAGTTGGAAGTCCAGGGTCCGGAAAGACAACTTTTGCGATCCAGTACCTTTACAGCGGGGCCCTTCAAGGCGAAACAGGACTATATGTCACACTCGACGAATACCCCGACGTCATAAAACAGAACTTCCAATCCTACAACTGGGACTTGGATAGCGTCGAAAAGAAAGGCAGACTCTTGTTCTTGGACGCCAGCGGTTTGAGAAGGACTAGGATCAAGAACAATGGGCCCCATGCACTATATTCCTCGGATTCCTCCGAGGGGCTTGGTTTCACAGATGTCTTGAAGACTCTGACAAAACTGGTCGAAGGCGAGAATGTCGAAAGGATCGCCCTCGACCCTATCACCTCGGTAATGTTGAGGTATGGCGACGAGTTGAAGAGACGGAGGGCAACTGTAGAATTCTTCGACGCCCTAGCCGACACCGGTTGCACATCTCTGGTGACGAGCGAGTTGAAGACATCACTGTTAGATCGAAGATTTCAACTTGAAGAGTTCCTTTCCCACGGTGTAGTTGTTCTTCATACACTCATGCATCAAGGAAACTTTGTCCGAGCAGTTCAAGTGGAAAAGATGCGTGGAATATCACATGACACGCAGATTCGCCCGTATCAATTTGGGACCTCAGGAATAGAAGTCTTCCCACGGGACAAGGTATTCTAGGTCTTAGGCTTCTTAGAATAGAAGATTATCCCCTTCCCATCTTCAATGACGAAAACATTCCAGCCCTCCTGATGCCTCCTCGCTCTAAGCTTCGCAATCTTCAGTCGTCGACGGCGAACTCCGCGCTCCTCAAATGCCTCCATCTGAACAACGCAGTCCGACATATCCTCCAATTGCTTCTGAACGATTGGATCAACACTGGGGCCAAGAGTAAAAACCGCCTTTCCTCCCATTCCCTTCATTTTCGCACCGATTGACTGAACAAACGAGACAATGCTCTCCGGTTTCGTTTTAGATGCCAAGGGAACTAGGGAGTCAAAGTATAGACTTGCACCCTTGGAACTCGGCGGAGGAAGGGACGACGAAATCTTCATTCCTAGTGTTGTCAGGTCGCCAATAGATGGAACGGAGAATTTCTCCGTCGACTCTTGTCCAGCTTCGGCTGAATATCCATCCACGAATGTCAGCAGTCCGCTCTGCTCATAACCCTTGACGTCGAGCCCCATTGACTTCATTCCGGACCTTACGTTAGAAGGAAAGTCGCCAGTCGAGACAAAGACACACGGCTTCCCTCGCTTAAGATCCTCGAACATCAGTTGTTCGGATAGTGTGGTCTTCCCAGACCCAGTGTTGCCTTCGATCGACACCGTTCCGCCATCCAATTCACCCGCGGTCAGAGTATTGAAATGCCCAAACGGAGCTAGGTAGCTCTTGCCTCTTCTCCTTCGATAATAGAAGACACCACCAGCCGATCCAACTCCCCCTATCGCGGCGACCGCGAAATATGGAATGAGGTTGTACGGTGGAGGGATAAAGTTAGGGGGAACAAGCCCGAAGCTAGCGGGACCACGATAACTGTATGCCACGTTACCCTGAATGTCGACAACATCCACCCACACTTGGTATGTTACCTGTGCGGCACCAGAAGGGTAGGTCCAAGCGGCGATGAATTCGAATGGATTCTGCCCGGCTGGACACGGGGGAGATTGTTGCATCCCTCTATTGGAGGCCCCAATTGCGGGATGAGAAAGGGGGTCCACAATCGTCATGTTAACCCTCGATATATCTGAACATCCAAGGGCCGAGTTGACGAACACCTTTACCAGAACGACATTATTTCCCGCAGTCGCATTGACGTTGAAATAAGTAGTTGGAACTTGATCTCGATTAAGAATGCTAACTTGAAACAACGAGGCATAACCCGACAGCGGCAAGACCACGTAGGAAGGGGCGGAACCGGATCCCCAATCTAGGGTGACGTTCGCGTTCTTAGGAACAAATGATGCAAATACACTAATCGCGAGGAGAGTACCCTCCAGCAGAAGGGTATTGGCGGGTGTCACTGTGAAGTTAAGATGTCCGAGTCCCGTCGCGATTGGATGCGGGGGAGTTGATGTTACGTTGAACCAGTTTTGTCCTGGTAGACGATAGCTGAATGTTCCCGACAACATTACGGGTTGGGACACGGAGACGTTGCCGCTCCAGTCGGTCCACGTTGAGAAGGTTGACTGGCCGACGACTGTGGCTGACGAGAGCAGTGGCGTCTGAAGTACGAAACTGCCCGCTGAACGGGTTATGTTAGTTGTCGATGGGGGCCCGTTGCCCGATGGGGGAGCGGAACCCAGGGTCCCTGACGAGGATAGGTAGAAGACTCTATTGATCTGGGCCGTTTGGTTAACCGCAGAAGCCTCTGGCGGGCTTGTAAAGACAAGCATTCCGACGAGCGCAATTACCAGTACGGTGCGGGCCAGACTCACTATTATCTCGTGAAGGATCGTTGGTCCGAATTAAAAAGTTCTTCGAGATAAAATGGGTTTCTGAGAAGAGGGAGAGGAAAAAGAACTCTGTCGAGGGCGCCTAGCCCTTTCCGATTCGGAAGACTGAGGTTCCGCAGTTGGGGCATACGCCCTTAACCGCAGCCTTTCCGTTCTTGAGCGTGACGTTCTGAGGGTTCTTTATCTCGATGTTCGCTTTACATTTGACGCAATATGCTTGTGGCATTTCTATTCAGCTGAGCGTGCACTGGAGCGTGGTAGTATTTGAAACTCACGTAGAACTTGGAGATACCCACGAAGGATGAGGTCGAAAAGGAGCTAGAATAAGAGCTATTTCATCGAAACTACCCTGGAAGGGCGCTTGTTGGATTACTATGTCCACTTCTGAGTCCAGAACATCTATTACAGTTTGAAACTTCCTCAAAATTTTTCCTCAGCAATTCATGGAAACTTGCGTCTCGAACTCCCTAGTATCTCCGCGTGAGTGTCTCATAGGAGTCCTTCAGGAGTCTCTTTGTGGAATAGTTTAGAAGCTTCTGAGACCAAGTGCGCTCGAAGAGTTCTCTCATGCTTGGGTTCTTCAATCGGTCGAGATCAACCTGTTTGCTTGCCCCCATGAGGCCGGTTGCCATGGTTGAGAAGGTTTCGAAGCTGGGAGGATTTCCCCTCTCACCCCGAGCAAGAGCTTCCTTTCTGAGCTCGTTGTAGAACCTGAGCGTAGCCTTCACAGATCTTCCTCTGGCCAAGTCGACCTTCTGGTCAAACTGAAACTGCATATTTGTGTTCGCCTCGAATTGACCGTGGAGGCATCGAACGGTAAGACTCGTCTGCTTTGTTTGGGGTTCTGCTCACGAACGGACGCATCGGCCTGCCCTTCGACATGTTGATTCAGAAGGGTGTTTCAAGTGCCCCGCGAAGTGTTTCAGCCATCCGGCTTGGGTGCGGGGACTATTATCGTCTTTACTGCAGTCTTCGATGCTCGAGCGTGCTCAAGCGCGTTGGGAGCGTCTCGAAGCGCAAACCGGTCAGTAACCATAGAGAGAAGGTCAATTTCTCCGTTCGACAGGAACTCGAGCGCCCGATGAATATCTGATTCTACACAAGAATAGCTTGTCACAATCGAGATTTGTCGGCTGAACAAATTCCCGACATCGAGATTTATGGTTGAACCTTGAGCGGGTGCGCCAAAAAGGAGCAGCTTTCCTCCTTTTCTTATCGAGTCGAGTGCTGGTTGTATTGCCTTCGGATTCCCGGTAGATACGATTGCTAGGTCGACCCCGAGACCGGTCGACTTTGCAATATGTTCGATGATTCTCTCTGAGGATGAATCAATTGCCTCATCCGCGCCCAACTTGCGCGCCAGTTCAAGCCTGTGAGGAAGAATGTCAACCCCGATGATTCTTGACGCACCCATTCTCCTTACCAATTGTATCTGCGTCAAGCCAGTTGGACCCAGCCCTACGACAAGGACCTTGTCTCCTCGCCTCACCTCTGCCTTGTCGAGCGCTCTTACGCAGCACGCGGTTGGTTCGATCATTGATCCTTCTTCGAAGCTCGCTTCCGGGGGTAGGCGCACGACGCCGCCTCGAGTGACATTGGTCTCTGGAACTTTGAAATACTCTGCAAGTCCGCAGGGATCGA from Candidatus Bathyarchaeia archaeon encodes the following:
- a CDS encoding ATPase domain-containing protein, producing MDRVPTGIKGLDELLGGGFPEGKCILVVGSPGSGKTTFAIQYLYSGALQGETGLYVTLDEYPDVIKQNFQSYNWDLDSVEKKGRLLFLDASGLRRTRIKNNGPHALYSSDSSEGLGFTDVLKTLTKLVEGENVERIALDPITSVMLRYGDELKRRRATVEFFDALADTGCTSLVTSELKTSLLDRRFQLEEFLSHGVVVLHTLMHQGNFVRAVQVEKMRGISHDTQIRPYQFGTSGIEVFPRDKVF
- a CDS encoding RAD55 family ATPase, which produces MSLARTVLVIALVGMLVFTSPPEASAVNQTAQINRVFYLSSSGTLGSAPPSGNGPPSTTNITRSAGSFVLQTPLLSSATVVGQSTFSTWTDWSGNVSVSQPVMLSGTFSYRLPGQNWFNVTSTPPHPIATGLGHLNFTVTPANTLLLEGTLLAISVFASFVPKNANVTLDWGSGSAPSYVVLPLSGYASLFQVSILNRDQVPTTYFNVNATAGNNVVLVKVFVNSALGCSDISRVNMTIVDPLSHPAIGASNRGMQQSPPCPAGQNPFEFIAAWTYPSGAAQVTYQVWVDVVDIQGNVAYSYRGPASFGLVPPNFIPPPYNLIPYFAVAAIGGVGSAGGVFYYRRRRGKSYLAPFGHFNTLTAGELDGGTVSIEGNTGSGKTTLSEQLMFEDLKRGKPCVFVSTGDFPSNVRSGMKSMGLDVKGYEQSGLLTFVDGYSAEAGQESTEKFSVPSIGDLTTLGMKISSSLPPPSSKGASLYFDSLVPLASKTKPESIVSFVQSIGAKMKGMGGKAVFTLGPSVDPIVQKQLEDMSDCVVQMEAFEERGVRRRRLKIAKLRARRHQEGWNVFVIEDGKGIIFYSKKPKT
- a CDS encoding DUF5679 domain-containing protein — its product is MPQAYCVKCKANIEIKNPQNVTLKNGKAAVKGVCPNCGTSVFRIGKG
- a CDS encoding zinc-binding dehydrogenase; its protein translation is MLACLINRQGHAEITDVPVPRLKPGEVLIKLAAAGICGTDIEKVRGSYGPGGILGHEVSGTIASVGDEVTDLKESDRIIAHHHVPCYNCHYCQQGDHTMCDLFRKTNFDPCGLAEYFKVPETNVTRGGVVRLPPEASFEEGSMIEPTACCVRALDKAEVRRGDKVLVVGLGPTGLTQIQLVRRMGASRIIGVDILPHRLELARKLGADEAIDSSSERIIEHIAKSTGLGVDLAIVSTGNPKAIQPALDSIRKGGKLLLFGAPAQGSTINLDVGNLFSRQISIVTSYSCVESDIHRALEFLSNGEIDLLSMVTDRFALRDAPNALEHARASKTAVKTIIVPAPKPDG